The DNA region GCCtgcaggtttttttattttttgcttggggaggcataaaagtcagagccggccctgaccacaGCTACGCTCTGAGGgctggcagagctctgtgtgcggtggggaagggctggacaagtggggggggggtccctgtCCTGTGTGCCAGAGGTCAGCACTGAAAAGATCTGGGGATTGGAAGGTGGAGTTTGCACCACCCTTGCCATGTTGTTATAAtgcccccagcacccctgcccctaTGCGCTCTCAGCTGCACTCATCTGAGCCACCTGCGGATTCCCATCCTGTAGGTGAACGAGCAGTGTCCCCATGCTCTCCACCTCAGCCCTAAAGAGGGACGACTTCTTGCAAACAAATTTGCTGAGGTGGCCAAAGAGCTCCATAGAGGCTTGCCTCAGGCCGCTGTTCTCCTGCAGACAGGGGGGGCAGGGTGGTTGTGGGCAGgcctggctctagcaatttcgccaccccaagcacggcggcatgctgcggggggcggtcTGTCATTTGCTGGttctgcggctccagtggacctcccacaggcgtttctgcggagggtccaatGGTCCCGtggttccggtggagctgccgcaggctatgcctgcggcagctccactagacccacctgccgccctcccagcaaccggcagagcgcccctgcgGCGtggcgccccaagcacgcgcttggcgcgctgtggcttggagccggccctggttgtagGGGGACGGGCTCAGGTCCTCACATGCTTTGGGAATCAGCATGGCAGATGCAGAGCCCAGAGAGGTGTGAGCTTGTTGAAATGACAGGGCAATTCTCTGcaaactcctctccttcctgctgggccccagggctgctgaACAATTGTGGGCCCAGGGCCCATGAATGATTCTATCCCTGCTTCCCCGGGCAGAGGAGCTGAGCTGCCCGACAAGTACAGGAACATGCCTGCATCGGACACTGAGTCCACTCTGCAGGAGGGCAGGTCCTGAGCATCTCCGCCTGTGGGGGGCTCTATAGCACCATGTGGCCTGCCCTGCTTGGTACTTACATCCTCAAAGAACGTTGTCGCCTGCAGGGCCAGCTGGACGGCAACGTGCACCTTCAGAGACGCCTTGGGGTCCCACAGCATCCAGCAGAGCCCTTCCATGGCATCCAGAACGGTGCGGGGGTCACAGCATTTGCACATGGCGCAGACAAAGCTCCCCAGGATCTGGTCTCGTTTCTTCCTGACCTGCAGAGAAGGGGTTGGACGCCGCTCGGTGAGCAACGCTCTGTCAGCCTGAGTGGAACCACAGTCCGGGCAAGTCAGCCTACAGCCCAGTCTGCTCCACAGGGGCCGTtgactggggagaaggggaaccAGGAGCTTCCTACCCAGCCCTCTCTGCCTAGTATCCTGCCATTCCAGACCTACCTTGTCCGGGAACTCGGTTACTGAGTTCCTGAGGCCGTGCAGCGCTCTGCCTCGAATGTGAGTGTTGCTGTCCTCTGTCTGCTGCAGCATGGCCTTCACAACCTGCTTCCGCATGGCCTCAGGCTCCTTCTCCATCAGCAAGGGGCTGCAGAGGAACTAAAGGGATCAAAAGGAGCTTTCAGAGAGGTCTGGGCGAGGCCAGTGTCCTAGCCTGGCCGGAGCAAGGGGAAGGGAGTGTGATCAGGGGCCAGGAGGTGACTTAGATCTGTACTGACTGCTGTTCACGAGAGGCTGGCTTCACTGAGCTTAACAGTGTCACAGTGTGACACAAGCAGGGCAGAGCGCTCCCTCTGGTTCCAGTGGGGTgctcccaaaccccaccacagAGCTCCCCGCAGAGGGATTAATTTACAAGCAATACACCACCAGGACCATCTCTCATTGGCTGACCAGCTATTGGCCTCCTGTTCCATCAGCTTCTGGGGCTGCTTAACCCTCCCCCTGGTCCTCCAGGCTCACCTCTGCCAACAGGACAGTGCAGGCCATGTGTTTGCCCTCCTGGCTGGcctggaggctgggaaggaggagccaTGGGATGCTCTTCAGGGCCTGCTTTGAGAGGATCACCATAGCCCTGGGAGAGAACAAGAGCTCGTGCTGTCGTGTGCTTGACAACCCTGCACATGCCGGAATCCGGGCTGGtcccagccaccccctcccatctctgccccactgGGCTCCAGAGCGAGAACGTGACTCCTCCAACCTCTGTTCTCACCTGCTAAGGAGAGACCACCTCTCGGGCTGGGTCTTCTCTAGCcatgggcggctccaggccccagcacgtcaagcgcatgcttggggcggcaagccgcggggggtgcccTACCGGTTGCCGCggcaccagcggaccctccgcaggctgcctgctgtgcttggggtggcaaaattcctagagccgcccctgcctctagCAGCTGCCAGCCTCACTCCTGGTCCATTAGCTCCACAGCTGGCTGACTGCCCCTGAGGTGCAGCATCCAAGCCAGGGCCTGCACGGCCATGCTgggaagagaagggggcaggAGATGGTGATGCAGGGATGCCTGCTCTCTGGGCGGAGTGTGGGGGCAGGACTCCCTTGCTGCAGTACTGAAGGGATCAGAGTGAGAATAGAAGCTGCTCCACTTAAGCGTTTGGTTCCCCCATCGCCAActgtggaggtggggtggggggaatgtcTGCAGATGTGACCTACTCTCTCCTCCAAATAGGTGAAAATTCcgtgccttcccctcccccacccaccagaAACTGATCCTGGGGAGAAAAGTACATGCAGTGCCCCCCGAAcaccctgctgctctgagccctTGCCCATGAGCTGACCACTCTAAAGAGCTCTCTGCCCACTCTGAGGAGCTCTGCCTGCTCCTAAGCACGAGAAGCCTGGCTGATCTGAACCCTCGGTCCCCCAAAGGCATAGGGGATCCCTGGACAACAAGGATCCAAGCAGGAAACTTCTCCCTCCTCGGGGCTAGCACAGACACTGCGTGGGTGCTGGAATCCATCAGTCCAACAAGTTACCTGTGGGGACTGGCAACATTGGGCAGGTCCTGCTGAGCTCCCGAGAGGTGCCGTGCCAGGGAGCAGGCAATGGCGAGGAAGTAAGAGGCAAACAGGTCGTCCTCGAGTCCCTCCAGCGTGTCCGCTTGCCCCAGGGCCCCAAGCAGCTCCCACAGCCCACGTGTGGTCTGGAAGGGAACAAGATACAGGCAGAAGGCCGTGGCCATATGCAGAATGCATCTGGGAAAGAGGGCTGAATGCCAACGCTGGGAACTTACCACTGGGGGCAGCCAGGCTAGGTGGGGACAGCTCCTGTTCTGGCTCTGTCTAGCGTTAGCCTGGCCCTTCTCCGGGCTGTCCCACAGCAGGATGTGCAGTACCTCCCTGGTCAGCGTGGGGTCTGCACCTAGGAATCTCCAGATGGCCTTGGCCTGGCTGTGACGGACAGAGGGACGGCAGGGAAGGAATTAACACAGAAGAGGGGCCCAGTTGGTGCACACCAGAGATGATGCCCTCCAAGGAGTGACGGGCCAGAAGCAGCAGGTTGAGCCTGCTCGTGGCTGACCTCAAGGCCTTTCACGCACTGGCCAGTCCTAAGGGTTTCATACCCTCCTGCCTGGGCACTGCCAAGGGGCGCTGTGTCACAGCAAGGGATGAGCGGAGGTGGCCAGAGTCACTTCTCCC from Chelonoidis abingdonii isolate Lonesome George chromosome 2, CheloAbing_2.0, whole genome shotgun sequence includes:
- the LOC142046425 gene encoding protein maestro-like; this encodes MRKQVVKAMLQQTEDSNTHIRGRALHGLRNSVTEFPDKVRKKRDQILGSFVCAMCKCCDPRTVLDAMEGLCWMLWDPKASLKVHVAVQLALQATTFFEDENSGLRQASMELFGHLSKFVCKKSSLFRAEVESMGTLLVHLQDGNPQVAQMSTCRVALLCCALFLSYQPLRTLVRSQLATFLTFLSEA